One region of Streptomyces rishiriensis genomic DNA includes:
- a CDS encoding MFS transporter, with protein MTTPAVPTAPRIPEAVHRRRWAILGVLMLSLLIVVLDNSILNVAIKTISTPAPIGLGATQSELEWAINSYTLVFAGLLFTAGLLGDRIGRKKVLLGGLAVFGIGSALAAESGSPAQLIAFRALMALGAAFVMPATLAVLMNVFEREEQPKAIGIWAGGVGLAIAIGPITGGLLLDHFWWGSVFLINVPIVLLAFGLMLWLVPESRDPSPGRIDLVGVVLSVVGLVLLVYGIIKGGELADFTDPAVLATMAAGLVVLVAFVVFEKRSDHPSVDMDYFKNKVFSAAMAVITLVFFALMGVTFFSVFYTQSVRGYSPLQSGLLLLPLAAAQLIFAPRARLVVDRFGVRATTTAAMVVLAASLVAFATLDADTPIWLLEVVFFLMGAGMAHVMTPTSVVIMQALPREKAGSASALSNTFRQLGGALGIAVLGSVLSASYRSGIEDHLGTLPASLRDTAGESIEATLGVAAKLGDQGRSLIAPANDAFLHAMHVTALCGAAVAAVGAVVVAVFLPGRPKPTPQDAAKEELVRTKP; from the coding sequence ATGACTACTCCTGCCGTCCCCACCGCTCCGCGGATACCGGAAGCGGTGCACCGGCGTCGTTGGGCGATTCTCGGCGTCCTGATGCTGAGCCTGCTGATCGTGGTGCTCGACAACTCGATCCTGAACGTCGCGATCAAGACGATCTCGACCCCGGCCCCGATCGGCCTCGGCGCCACCCAGAGCGAGCTGGAGTGGGCGATCAACTCCTACACGCTCGTCTTCGCGGGACTGCTGTTCACCGCCGGTCTCCTCGGTGACCGGATCGGTCGCAAGAAGGTCCTGCTCGGCGGGCTCGCCGTCTTCGGCATCGGCTCCGCGCTCGCCGCGGAATCCGGCTCGCCCGCCCAGCTCATCGCCTTCCGCGCGCTGATGGCCCTCGGCGCCGCCTTCGTGATGCCCGCGACCCTCGCCGTCCTGATGAACGTCTTCGAGCGCGAGGAGCAGCCCAAGGCGATCGGCATCTGGGCGGGCGGTGTCGGGCTCGCCATCGCCATCGGTCCCATCACCGGCGGTCTGCTCCTCGACCACTTCTGGTGGGGCTCGGTCTTCCTGATCAACGTGCCGATCGTGCTGCTGGCGTTCGGGCTGATGCTGTGGCTGGTGCCCGAGTCCCGCGACCCGAGCCCCGGCCGCATCGACCTCGTCGGCGTCGTCCTGTCGGTCGTCGGCCTGGTCCTGCTCGTCTACGGCATCATCAAGGGCGGCGAACTGGCCGACTTCACGGACCCGGCCGTGCTGGCGACCATGGCGGCCGGCCTGGTCGTCCTCGTCGCGTTCGTGGTGTTCGAGAAGCGCAGCGACCATCCGTCCGTCGACATGGACTACTTCAAGAACAAGGTGTTCTCGGCCGCGATGGCCGTCATCACGCTGGTCTTCTTCGCGCTGATGGGCGTCACCTTCTTCTCGGTCTTCTACACCCAGAGCGTGCGCGGCTACTCCCCGCTCCAGTCCGGCCTGCTCCTGCTGCCGCTGGCCGCCGCCCAGTTGATCTTCGCGCCGCGCGCCCGGCTGGTCGTCGACCGCTTCGGGGTCCGGGCCACGACCACCGCCGCGATGGTCGTCCTCGCGGCGTCCCTGGTCGCCTTCGCCACGCTGGACGCCGACACGCCGATCTGGCTCCTGGAGGTCGTGTTCTTCCTCATGGGCGCCGGAATGGCCCACGTCATGACCCCGACCAGCGTGGTCATCATGCAGGCGCTGCCCCGCGAGAAGGCCGGCTCCGCCTCCGCGCTCAGCAACACCTTCCGCCAGCTCGGCGGCGCGCTCGGCATCGCCGTGCTCGGCTCGGTGCTGTCGGCGTCGTATCGCAGCGGCATCGAGGACCACCTCGGCACGCTGCCGGCGAGCCTGCGCGACACGGCGGGGGAGTCCATCGAGGCGACGCTCGGGGTCGCCGCGAAACTCGGCGACCAGGGCCGGTCGCTGATCGCCCCCGCCAACGACGCCTTCCTGCACGCCATGCACGTCACCGCGCTGTGCGGGGCCGCGGTGGCGGCCGTGGGCGCGGTCGTGGTGGCCGTGTTCCTGCCGGGCAGGCCGAAGCCCACGCCGCAGGACGCGGCGAAGGAGGAGTTGGTGCGGACGAAGCCGTAG
- the panB gene encoding 3-methyl-2-oxobutanoate hydroxymethyltransferase, with translation MTQLSAAHTNAPDGSKALYGGKGTRRITVRDIALAKERGEKWPMLTAYDAMTASVFDEAGIPVMLVGDSAGNCHLGYETTVPVTLDEMTMLSAAVVRGTSRALIVGDLPFGSYQEGPVQALRSATRLVKEAGVGAVKLEGGERSHRQIELLVESGIPVMAHIGLTPQSVNAMGYRVQGRGEEAAQQLLRDAKAVQDAGAFAVVLELVPAELAAEVTRVLHIPTVGIGAGPETDAQVLVWTDMLGLTGGRVPKFVKQYANLRQVMGDAAKAFAEDVVGGTFPLDEHSVH, from the coding sequence ATGACGCAGCTTTCGGCTGCCCACACGAATGCCCCCGACGGCAGCAAGGCGCTGTACGGAGGCAAGGGCACACGCCGTATCACCGTCCGCGACATCGCCCTCGCCAAGGAGCGCGGCGAGAAGTGGCCCATGCTCACCGCCTACGACGCCATGACCGCGTCCGTCTTCGACGAGGCCGGGATCCCGGTGATGCTGGTGGGCGACTCGGCGGGCAACTGCCATCTGGGCTACGAGACGACCGTGCCCGTCACCCTCGACGAGATGACCATGCTGTCGGCGGCCGTCGTACGCGGCACCAGCCGTGCGCTGATCGTCGGCGACCTGCCCTTCGGCTCCTACCAGGAGGGACCGGTGCAGGCGCTGCGCTCGGCGACCCGGCTGGTGAAGGAGGCCGGGGTCGGGGCCGTGAAGCTGGAGGGCGGTGAGCGTTCGCACCGCCAGATCGAGCTGCTCGTCGAGTCCGGCATCCCGGTGATGGCGCACATCGGCCTGACCCCGCAGTCCGTGAACGCGATGGGCTACCGCGTGCAGGGACGCGGCGAGGAGGCCGCCCAGCAGCTGCTGCGGGACGCGAAGGCCGTGCAGGACGCGGGCGCGTTCGCGGTGGTGCTCGAGCTGGTCCCGGCCGAGCTGGCCGCCGAGGTCACCCGGGTGCTGCACATCCCGACCGTCGGCATCGGCGCCGGGCCGGAGACGGACGCCCAGGTACTGGTGTGGACCGACATGCTCGGGCTGACCGGCGGGCGGGTGCCGAAGTTCGTCAAGCAGTACGCGAACCTGCGTCAGGTCATGGGCGACGCGGCGAAGGCGTTCGCCGAGGACGTCGTCGGCGGGACGTTCCCGCTGGACGAGCACAGCGTCCACTGA
- a CDS encoding ATP-binding cassette domain-containing protein, with protein sequence MTRIDKNPSGADSAVTVRGLVKHYGETKALDGVDLDVRAGTVMGVLGPNGAGKTTLVRILSTLLACDSGQATVAGYDVVRQPRQLRRVIGLTGQYASVDEKLPGWENLYLIGRLLDLPRKEARTRADELLERFSLTDAAKRPASTYSGGMRRRLDLAASMIGRPQVLFLDEPTTGLDPRTRNEVWTEVKAMVGDGVTVLLTTQYMEEAEQLASELTVVDRGKVIAGGGIEELKARVGGRTLRVRPADPLQLRPLASWLDELGITGLATTVVDAERGSVLVPVLSDEQLTAVIGAVSARGITLTSLTTELPSLDEVFLSLTGHRASAPQDARPTETREEVAV encoded by the coding sequence ATGACGCGAATCGACAAGAACCCCAGTGGCGCGGACAGCGCCGTGACCGTTCGGGGGTTGGTCAAGCACTACGGCGAGACCAAGGCGCTGGACGGGGTCGACCTGGACGTACGGGCGGGCACCGTCATGGGGGTGCTCGGGCCGAACGGCGCCGGGAAGACGACCCTCGTGCGGATCCTGTCCACCCTGCTGGCCTGCGACAGCGGGCAGGCGACCGTCGCCGGCTACGACGTCGTACGCCAGCCCCGGCAGCTGCGCCGGGTGATCGGACTCACCGGGCAGTACGCCTCCGTGGACGAGAAGCTCCCCGGCTGGGAGAACCTGTACCTCATCGGACGGCTGCTCGACCTGCCCCGCAAGGAGGCCCGGACCCGCGCCGACGAGCTCCTGGAGCGGTTCTCGCTGACGGACGCCGCCAAGCGGCCCGCGAGCACGTACTCCGGCGGTATGCGGCGACGGCTCGACCTCGCCGCGTCGATGATCGGCCGGCCGCAGGTGCTGTTCCTGGACGAGCCGACGACCGGGCTCGACCCGCGCACCCGCAACGAGGTGTGGACCGAGGTCAAGGCGATGGTCGGGGACGGGGTCACCGTACTGCTGACCACCCAGTACATGGAGGAGGCCGAGCAGCTCGCCTCCGAGCTGACCGTCGTCGACCGGGGCAAGGTCATCGCCGGCGGCGGCATCGAGGAGCTGAAGGCCAGGGTGGGCGGCCGGACGCTGCGGGTACGGCCCGCCGACCCGCTCCAGCTGCGGCCGCTGGCGAGCTGGCTCGACGAGCTCGGCATCACCGGGCTCGCCACCACCGTCGTGGACGCCGAGCGCGGTTCCGTACTGGTGCCGGTGCTCAGCGACGAGCAGCTGACCGCCGTGATCGGCGCGGTCAGCGCGCGCGGCATCACGCTCACCTCCCTCACCACCGAACTGCCCAGCCTGGACGAGGTCTTCCTGTCCCTCACCGGGCACCGCGCCAGCGCCCCGCAGGACGCCCGGCCCACCGAGACCCGCGAGGAGGTCGCCGTATGA